In Nocardia asteroides, a single genomic region encodes these proteins:
- the murD gene encoding UDP-N-acetylmuramoyl-L-alanine--D-glutamate ligase has translation MLEFLRGRDVLVAGWGVSGRSLVEPLRDIGAHPVVTDAGAAALAEAAGLGLEVATSVELETADLSRYALVITSPGWRPDSPVLVNAVTAGIPVWGDVEFAWWVDQARLYGPVRKWLVITGTNGKTTTTNMTHAILRAAGIPSVACGNIGLPILDALRRNPGPQVLAVELSSFQLHWAPSVRPEAGVVLNVAEDHLDWHGGLDAYAAAKARALVGRVGVVGLDDPVAAALARKSKARRTVGFRIGVPADGELGVVDGKLLDRAFTKAAILAEVGDISPPGPSGVADALAAAALTRSIDVAPQFVREGLVEHRVGPHRAAFVRELAGVEFVDDSKATNPHAARSSILAHASVVWVAGGQLKGAAVEDLVEEVAERLVGAVLIGVDAPVIAAALARHAPEVPVVEVQARDDATMKADAVMAEAVRLAAGLADSGDAVLLAPAAASLDMFADYTHRGRSFAEAVNALQESDIGRRS, from the coding sequence ATGCTGGAATTCCTGCGCGGCCGCGACGTCCTCGTCGCAGGCTGGGGCGTCTCCGGCCGCTCGCTGGTCGAGCCGCTGCGCGACATCGGCGCGCACCCGGTGGTCACCGACGCGGGCGCGGCCGCGCTCGCCGAGGCGGCCGGACTCGGCCTGGAGGTGGCAACCAGCGTCGAGCTGGAGACCGCCGACCTGAGCCGGTACGCCCTGGTGATCACCTCGCCGGGCTGGCGCCCGGACTCGCCGGTGCTGGTCAACGCCGTCACCGCGGGCATCCCCGTCTGGGGCGACGTCGAGTTCGCCTGGTGGGTGGACCAGGCCAGGCTGTACGGGCCGGTGCGCAAATGGCTGGTGATCACCGGCACCAACGGCAAGACCACCACGACCAACATGACGCACGCCATCCTGCGCGCCGCCGGGATCCCCAGCGTGGCCTGCGGCAATATCGGGCTGCCGATCCTGGACGCGCTGCGCCGCAACCCGGGCCCGCAGGTGCTCGCCGTCGAGCTCTCCTCGTTCCAGCTGCACTGGGCGCCGTCGGTGCGGCCGGAGGCGGGCGTGGTGCTGAACGTCGCCGAGGACCACCTGGACTGGCACGGCGGGCTGGACGCCTACGCAGCCGCCAAGGCCCGCGCGCTGGTCGGGCGGGTCGGGGTGGTCGGGCTGGACGACCCGGTGGCCGCCGCGCTCGCCCGCAAATCGAAGGCGCGGCGCACCGTCGGCTTCCGGATCGGCGTCCCCGCCGACGGTGAGCTCGGCGTGGTCGACGGCAAGCTGCTGGACCGGGCCTTCACCAAGGCCGCCATCCTGGCCGAGGTGGGCGACATCAGCCCGCCCGGGCCGTCCGGGGTGGCCGACGCGCTGGCCGCGGCGGCGCTCACCCGCTCGATCGACGTGGCGCCGCAGTTCGTGCGCGAGGGGCTGGTCGAGCACCGGGTCGGGCCGCATCGGGCCGCGTTCGTCCGGGAGCTGGCCGGGGTCGAGTTCGTCGACGACTCCAAGGCCACCAACCCGCACGCCGCGCGGTCGTCGATCCTGGCGCACGCCTCGGTGGTGTGGGTCGCGGGCGGGCAGCTCAAGGGCGCCGCCGTCGAGGATCTGGTCGAAGAGGTCGCCGAGCGGCTCGTCGGGGCGGTGCTGATCGGGGTGGACGCGCCGGTCATCGCGGCCGCGCTGGCGCGACACGCCCCGGAAGTCCCCGTGGTCGAGGTGCAGGCGCGAGACGATGCCACCATGAAGGCGGATGCGGTGATGGCCGAGGCGGTGCGGCTGGCCGCCGGGCTCGCCGACTCGGGCGACGCCGTGCTGCTCGCCCCCGCCGCCGCCTCGCTGGACATGTTCGCCGACTACACGCACCGCGGCCGCAGCTTCGCCGAGGCCGTCAACGCACTGCAGGAGAGCGATATCGGGCGGCGCTCGTGA
- the ftsW gene encoding putative lipid II flippase FtsW, which produces MTTATRRAESTATRFGAWLARPLASFHLIVTIATLLTVLGLVMVLSASSVEAYADGGSAYSLFAQQAMFAGIGLVLFYLALRIPLRRLRQWSFPVFALSVLALLLVLLPGIGSEVQGARRWLVIGPISIQPSEVIKVSLVVWGAHLLASRRSERATLKELLVPLVPAGLLVCLLVVLQPNLSTTIALGIVLMALLWFGGLPARLFVTIAASGVVAAVVLALSAGYRSDRMRAFFNPGDDPQGIGYQARQAMYSLADGGIWGRGLGQSRAKWSYLPNSHNDFIFAIIGEELGFLGCMLVLGLFALFVYTGLRIATRSADPFLKILIATATTWITSQALINIGYVVGLLPVTGLQLPLVSAGGSSLAITLFMFGIIANAARHEPEAVSALNAGQDGRVSRLLRLPKPEVYSPVRAEQARARSVNRRGPGRPPNGRGGAEGGRKGRGRPADLPEPPRRRSGESRGTGSLRATRAWEPSYPMPHARERGRSR; this is translated from the coding sequence GTGACCACGGCGACCCGGCGGGCGGAGAGCACGGCGACGCGCTTCGGCGCCTGGCTGGCGCGCCCGCTGGCGTCGTTCCACCTGATCGTCACGATCGCCACCCTGCTCACCGTGCTCGGGCTGGTCATGGTGCTCTCGGCCTCCAGCGTCGAGGCGTACGCCGACGGCGGCTCGGCCTACTCGCTCTTCGCGCAGCAGGCCATGTTCGCCGGGATCGGGCTCGTCCTGTTCTACCTGGCGCTCCGGATTCCGCTGCGCAGGCTGCGGCAGTGGTCCTTCCCGGTCTTCGCGCTCTCGGTGCTGGCGCTGCTGCTGGTGCTGCTGCCCGGGATCGGCTCCGAGGTGCAGGGCGCGCGGCGCTGGCTGGTGATCGGGCCGATCTCCATCCAGCCCTCCGAGGTGATCAAGGTCAGCCTGGTGGTGTGGGGCGCGCACCTGCTCGCCTCGCGCCGCTCCGAGCGCGCCACGCTCAAGGAGCTGCTGGTCCCGCTGGTCCCGGCCGGGCTGCTGGTCTGCCTGCTCGTCGTGCTGCAGCCCAACCTCTCCACCACCATCGCGCTCGGCATCGTGCTGATGGCGCTGCTCTGGTTCGGCGGGCTGCCCGCCCGGCTCTTCGTCACCATCGCCGCCTCCGGCGTGGTGGCGGCGGTCGTGCTCGCGCTCTCGGCCGGCTACCGCTCCGACCGCATGCGCGCCTTCTTCAACCCCGGCGACGACCCGCAGGGCATCGGCTACCAGGCCCGCCAGGCCATGTACTCGCTGGCCGACGGCGGCATCTGGGGGCGCGGGCTCGGCCAGAGCCGGGCCAAGTGGAGCTACCTGCCGAACTCGCACAACGACTTCATCTTCGCCATCATCGGCGAGGAGCTCGGCTTCCTCGGCTGCATGCTGGTCCTCGGGCTCTTCGCGCTCTTCGTCTACACCGGGCTGCGGATCGCGACCCGCTCGGCCGACCCCTTCCTCAAGATCCTGATCGCCACCGCGACCACCTGGATCACCAGCCAGGCGCTGATCAACATCGGCTACGTGGTCGGGCTGCTCCCGGTCACCGGGTTGCAGCTGCCGCTGGTCTCCGCGGGCGGGTCGTCGCTGGCCATCACGCTGTTCATGTTCGGCATCATCGCCAATGCCGCCAGGCACGAACCCGAGGCCGTCTCCGCGCTGAACGCCGGGCAGGACGGCCGGGTGAGCAGGCTGCTCCGGCTGCCGAAGCCCGAGGTGTACTCGCCGGTGCGGGCCGAGCAGGCGCGGGCCCGGTCGGTGAACCGCCGCGGCCCCGGCCGTCCGCCCAACGGCCGCGGCGGCGCCGAGGGCGGCCGCAAGGGCCGCGGCAGGCCCGCCGACCTTCCGGAGCCGCCGCGCAGGCGCTCCGGGGAATCCCGTGGCACCGGGTCGCTCCGCGCGACCAGGGCCTGGGAGCCGAGCTATCCCATGCCCCATGCGAGAGAACGAGGTAGATCCAGGTGA
- the murG gene encoding undecaprenyldiphospho-muramoylpentapeptide beta-N-acetylglucosaminyltransferase, with amino-acid sequence MRPARRSGLSVIVAGGGTAGHIEPALAVADALRRQDETVRITALGTERGLETRLVPERGYRLELIPPVPLPRKPTADLLRLPGRVRASVARTRAVIDEVGADVIVGFGGYVALPAYLAAGRGVLGRRRVVPVVVHEANAKAGIANKIGARLATRVLAAVPGSGLDAEVLGIPVRTSITSLDRAALRAEARAHFGLPADGPVLLVFGGSQGARTLNEGVSGAAAQLAAAGIAVLHAHGPKNTVDVSEPGYVAVPYLSRMDLAYAAADAVVCRSGAMTVAEVSAVGLPAFYVPLPHGNGEQELNARPVVAAGGGRIVPDSELTPKYVIDEVIPLLQDPARLTGMGRAAAGAGHRDAADEVARIVREVAAR; translated from the coding sequence GTGCGACCCGCGCGGCGATCCGGGCTTTCGGTGATCGTGGCGGGAGGTGGCACCGCCGGCCACATCGAGCCGGCACTCGCGGTCGCCGACGCGCTGCGCAGGCAGGACGAGACCGTGCGGATCACCGCACTCGGCACCGAGCGCGGCCTGGAGACCAGGCTGGTGCCGGAGCGCGGCTACCGGCTCGAGCTCATCCCGCCGGTGCCGCTGCCGCGCAAGCCGACCGCCGACCTGCTCCGGCTGCCCGGCCGGGTGCGCGCGTCGGTGGCCCGCACCCGCGCGGTGATCGACGAGGTCGGCGCGGATGTGATCGTCGGGTTCGGCGGCTACGTCGCGCTCCCCGCCTACCTGGCGGCCGGGCGCGGGGTGCTCGGCAGGCGCCGGGTGGTGCCGGTGGTGGTGCACGAGGCCAACGCCAAGGCGGGTATCGCCAACAAGATCGGCGCGCGCCTGGCGACCCGGGTGCTGGCGGCGGTGCCCGGCTCCGGGCTCGACGCCGAGGTGCTCGGCATCCCGGTGCGCACCTCGATCACCTCGCTGGACCGCGCCGCGCTGCGCGCCGAGGCGCGGGCGCACTTCGGGCTGCCCGCGGACGGGCCGGTGCTGCTGGTCTTCGGCGGGTCGCAGGGCGCGCGGACGCTGAACGAGGGCGTCTCCGGCGCGGCCGCGCAGCTCGCCGCCGCCGGCATCGCGGTGCTGCACGCGCACGGCCCGAAGAACACCGTGGACGTGTCCGAGCCCGGGTATGTGGCCGTGCCGTACCTGAGCCGGATGGACCTCGCCTACGCCGCCGCCGACGCGGTGGTCTGCCGCTCCGGCGCCATGACGGTGGCCGAGGTCTCCGCGGTCGGGCTGCCCGCCTTCTACGTGCCGCTGCCGCACGGCAACGGGGAGCAGGAGCTCAACGCGCGCCCCGTCGTCGCCGCCGGTGGTGGCAGAATTGTCCCCGATTCGGAGTTGACGCCGAAGTACGTGATCGACGAGGTGATTCCGCTGCTCCAGGACCCCGCACGCCTGACCGGGATGGGCCGCGCCGCGGCCGGCGCCGGACATCGCGACGCCGCCGACGAGGTCGCGCGCATCGTCCGCGAGGTGGCGGCCCGATGA
- the murC gene encoding UDP-N-acetylmuramate--L-alanine ligase has translation MTEPEAARSALPAELERVHMVGIGGAGMSGIARILLARGGAVSGSDAKESRGVLALRARGAEVRIGHDANALDLLPGGPTAVVTTFAAIPKTNPELVEARRREIPVLLRPAVLAALMRGHRTLLVSGTHGKTSTTSMLIVALQHCGFDPSFAVGGELNEAGTNAHHGTGGIFVAEADESDGSLLQYDPDVAVVTNVESDHLDFFGTPEAYTQVFDDFADRLAPGGLLVVCLDDPGSRALAERVAPRLAERGIAVLGYGSGELADAPIPVGARLQSWEPRDVGGLAQFQLDDEPTPRALRLAVPGRHMAANALAALLAGRAAGADVDELIQGLEGFGGVHRRFQFAGRENGVRVFDDYAHHPTEVRAVLGAAAELVRQEAADGARARPGRVIVVFQPHLYSRTAAFAAEFGTALSLADEVVVLDVYGAREEPLPGVNGALVAQSVTVPVHYQPDMSRVGRQVAALALPGDVVITMGAGDVTMLGGQILDGLRARPHAGR, from the coding sequence ATGACCGAGCCGGAAGCCGCGCGCTCCGCGCTACCCGCGGAACTCGAGCGGGTGCACATGGTCGGCATCGGCGGTGCCGGGATGTCCGGCATCGCGCGCATCCTGCTCGCCCGCGGCGGCGCCGTCTCCGGCTCGGACGCCAAGGAGAGCCGCGGCGTGCTCGCGCTCCGGGCGCGCGGCGCCGAGGTGCGGATCGGGCACGACGCGAACGCGCTCGACCTGCTGCCCGGCGGCCCGACCGCCGTCGTCACCACCTTCGCCGCCATCCCCAAGACCAACCCCGAGCTGGTCGAGGCGCGCCGCCGCGAGATCCCGGTGCTGCTGCGCCCCGCCGTGCTCGCCGCGCTCATGCGCGGGCACCGCACGCTGCTGGTCTCCGGCACGCACGGCAAGACCTCGACCACCTCCATGCTCATCGTGGCGCTGCAGCACTGCGGCTTCGACCCGTCCTTCGCGGTCGGCGGCGAGCTGAACGAGGCGGGTACCAACGCGCACCACGGCACCGGCGGCATCTTCGTCGCCGAGGCGGACGAGAGCGACGGCTCGCTGCTGCAGTACGACCCGGACGTCGCGGTGGTCACCAACGTGGAATCCGACCACCTCGACTTCTTCGGCACCCCGGAGGCCTACACCCAGGTCTTCGACGACTTCGCCGACCGCCTCGCCCCCGGCGGGCTGCTCGTGGTCTGCCTGGACGACCCCGGCTCGCGCGCGCTGGCCGAGCGGGTCGCCCCCCGGCTGGCCGAGCGCGGCATCGCGGTGCTCGGCTACGGCTCCGGCGAGCTCGCCGACGCCCCGATCCCGGTCGGGGCCAGACTGCAGAGCTGGGAGCCGCGCGACGTCGGCGGGCTCGCCCAGTTCCAGCTGGACGACGAGCCGACGCCGCGCGCGCTGCGGCTCGCGGTGCCAGGTAGGCACATGGCGGCCAACGCGCTGGCCGCGCTGCTGGCGGGCCGGGCGGCAGGCGCCGACGTGGACGAGCTGATCCAGGGGCTGGAGGGGTTCGGCGGGGTGCACCGTCGGTTCCAGTTCGCCGGCAGGGAGAACGGCGTCCGGGTCTTCGACGACTACGCGCACCACCCGACCGAGGTGCGCGCCGTGCTCGGCGCCGCCGCCGAGCTGGTGCGGCAGGAGGCCGCCGACGGCGCGCGGGCGCGGCCGGGCCGGGTGATCGTGGTCTTCCAGCCGCACCTCTACAGCCGCACCGCCGCCTTCGCCGCCGAGTTCGGCACCGCGCTCAGCCTGGCCGACGAGGTGGTCGTGCTCGACGTGTACGGGGCTCGGGAGGAGCCGCTGCCGGGGGTGAACGGCGCGCTGGTGGCGCAGTCGGTCACCGTCCCGGTGCACTACCAGCCGGACATGTCCCGGGTCGGCAGGCAGGTGGCCGCGCTGGCGCTGCCCGGCGACGTGGTGATCACCATGGGCGCGGGCGACGTCACCATGCTCGGCGGGCAGATCCTCGACGGGCTGCGGGCGCGCCCGCACGCCGGACGGTGA
- a CDS encoding cell division protein FtsQ/DivIB — MPAWPGRFARPGGRRPGDPRPAGRRGLPGVPVRVALGVAVLVTAVAVAYFTPVFAVRTVRVDGAAAVPEDQVRAALGVPEGRSMLRIDTTAMAARVASIPKISTARVQRVFPGTVRVTVRERTPVLWFTGQGGAHLVDAESVEYAVEPAPPGVPELAAAGAAPAIRRVAVTVLTALPPALTAEVAKVEARTASDIVLTLRDGRTVLWGGADDAARKAAVVGPLLTRDGTIFDVSSPNLVTVR, encoded by the coding sequence GTGCCCGCGTGGCCCGGCCGGTTCGCCCGGCCGGGCGGGCGGCGGCCGGGCGATCCGCGCCCGGCGGGCCGCCGCGGGCTGCCGGGGGTGCCGGTCCGGGTCGCGCTCGGGGTCGCGGTGCTGGTCACCGCCGTCGCCGTCGCGTACTTCACACCGGTCTTCGCGGTGCGGACGGTCCGGGTGGACGGCGCGGCCGCGGTGCCGGAGGACCAGGTGCGGGCGGCGCTCGGGGTGCCGGAGGGCCGCTCGATGCTGCGCATCGATACCACGGCCATGGCCGCGCGGGTGGCGAGCATCCCGAAGATCAGCACCGCCAGGGTGCAGCGGGTCTTCCCCGGGACCGTCCGGGTGACGGTGCGGGAGCGCACGCCGGTGCTCTGGTTCACCGGCCAGGGCGGCGCGCACCTGGTGGACGCCGAATCGGTCGAGTACGCGGTCGAGCCCGCGCCACCGGGTGTCCCGGAGCTGGCCGCTGCCGGTGCGGCGCCTGCGATCCGTCGAGTGGCCGTGACGGTGCTGACCGCGCTGCCGCCCGCACTCACCGCCGAGGTGGCGAAGGTGGAGGCGCGCACGGCATCGGACATCGTGCTGACCCTCCGGGACGGCCGTACCGTATTGTGGGGCGGCGCCGACGACGCCGCCCGCAAGGCGGCCGTGGTCGGGCCGCTGCTCACCCGGGACGGCACGATCTTCGACGTCTCCAGCCCGAACCTGGTGACCGTTCGATGA
- the ftsZ gene encoding cell division protein FtsZ encodes MTPPHNYLAVIKVVGIGGGGVNAVNRMIEQGLKGVEFIAVNTDAQALLMSDADVKLDVGRELTRGLGAGADPEVGRRAAEDHKDEIEEVLKGADMVFVTAGEGGGTGTGGAPVVASIARKLGALTIGVVTRPFSFEGKRRGNQAETGIAALRESCDTLIVIPNDRLLQLGDAAVSLMDAFRSADEVLLNGVQGITDLITTPGLINVDFADVKSVMSGAGSALMGIGSARGEGRSVKAAESAINSPLLEASMDGAHGVLLSIAGGSDLGLFEINEAASLVQEAAHIEANIIFGTVIDDSLGDEVRVTVIAAGFDSGGPTKRVFDPGSVRGTIGSGRAGEIGQRGSSDSPARGVDPPSYDSGRGAVPNYREPDRLRPAAEPSLRDSSRTRIDPPDDDDVDVPDFMRH; translated from the coding sequence ATGACGCCCCCGCACAACTACCTTGCTGTGATCAAGGTCGTCGGCATCGGTGGCGGCGGCGTGAACGCCGTCAACCGAATGATCGAACAGGGACTCAAGGGAGTCGAGTTCATCGCGGTCAACACCGACGCGCAGGCGCTGCTGATGAGCGACGCCGACGTGAAGCTCGACGTGGGCCGCGAGCTCACCCGCGGGCTCGGTGCGGGCGCCGATCCCGAGGTGGGCCGCCGGGCCGCCGAGGACCACAAGGACGAGATCGAAGAGGTGCTCAAGGGCGCCGACATGGTCTTCGTGACCGCGGGCGAGGGCGGTGGTACCGGCACCGGCGGCGCCCCGGTCGTGGCGAGCATCGCGCGCAAGCTCGGCGCGCTGACCATCGGCGTCGTCACCCGGCCGTTCTCCTTCGAGGGCAAGCGCCGCGGCAACCAGGCCGAGACCGGCATCGCCGCGCTGCGCGAGTCCTGCGACACCCTGATCGTCATCCCGAACGACCGGCTGCTGCAGCTCGGCGACGCGGCGGTCAGCCTGATGGACGCCTTCCGCTCGGCGGACGAGGTGCTGCTCAACGGTGTCCAGGGCATCACCGACCTGATCACCACCCCCGGGCTGATCAACGTCGACTTCGCGGACGTCAAGAGCGTCATGTCCGGCGCGGGCAGCGCGCTCATGGGCATCGGCTCGGCGCGCGGCGAGGGCCGCTCGGTCAAGGCGGCGGAGTCGGCGATCAACTCGCCGCTGCTGGAGGCGTCGATGGACGGCGCGCACGGCGTGCTGCTCTCGATCGCGGGCGGCTCCGACCTCGGGCTCTTCGAGATCAACGAGGCGGCCTCGCTGGTGCAGGAGGCCGCGCACATCGAGGCCAACATCATCTTCGGCACGGTGATCGACGACTCGCTCGGCGACGAGGTCAGGGTCACGGTGATCGCCGCAGGCTTCGACAGCGGCGGCCCGACCAAGCGGGTCTTCGACCCGGGGTCGGTGCGCGGCACCATCGGCTCCGGCCGGGCCGGCGAGATCGGCCAGCGCGGCAGCAGCGATTCGCCCGCGCGCGGGGTCGACCCGCCGTCCTACGACAGTGGCCGCGGCGCGGTGCCGAACTACCGGGAACCCGACCGGCTCCGCCCGGCCGCCGAGCCGAGCCTGCGGGACAGCTCGCGCACCCGCATCGACCCGCCGGACGACGACGACGTCGACGTGCCCGACTTCATGCGGCACTGA
- the pgeF gene encoding peptidoglycan editing factor PgeF, with amino-acid sequence MTSAPALTVRRVTTTRTGGFSAAPYDSFNLGDHVGDDPAAVRRNRERLADGIGLAPERLVWMEQIHGRSVEIVDGPRAEPVPATDALVTTVPNLALVVLTADCVPLLLSDDEAGVIAAVHAGRVGARIGIVPRVLAAMTSVGARVERIGAFLGPAASGRQYEVPAAMRADVEAHLPGSAATTVRGTPSLDLRAGIRRQLTAAGVAGVAVDPRCTIEDRALFSHRRGAPTGRIAGVIWMQAGS; translated from the coding sequence ATGACTTCCGCTCCCGCGCTCACCGTCCGCCGGGTCACCACGACGCGCACCGGCGGATTCTCGGCCGCGCCCTACGACAGCTTCAACCTCGGTGACCACGTCGGCGACGATCCGGCGGCGGTGCGGCGGAACCGGGAGCGGCTGGCCGACGGCATCGGCCTCGCCCCGGAGCGGCTGGTCTGGATGGAGCAGATCCACGGCCGCTCGGTCGAGATCGTCGACGGCCCGCGCGCCGAGCCGGTGCCCGCCACCGACGCGCTGGTGACGACGGTGCCGAACCTGGCGCTGGTGGTGCTCACCGCCGACTGCGTCCCGCTGCTGCTCTCCGACGACGAGGCGGGCGTGATCGCCGCCGTGCACGCGGGCCGGGTCGGCGCCAGGATCGGCATCGTGCCCCGGGTGCTGGCCGCCATGACCTCGGTGGGCGCGCGGGTCGAGCGGATCGGCGCCTTCCTCGGCCCGGCCGCCTCCGGCAGGCAGTACGAGGTGCCCGCCGCCATGCGCGCCGATGTCGAGGCGCACCTGCCGGGCAGCGCGGCCACCACCGTGCGCGGCACCCCCTCGCTCGACCTGCGGGCAGGCATTCGCAGGCAGCTGACGGCCGCCGGGGTCGCCGGGGTCGCGGTCGACCCGCGCTGCACCATCGAGGACAGGGCGCTCTTCAGCCACCGGCGCGGAGCGCCGACCGGCCGCATCGCCGGAGTGATCTGGATGCAGGCGGGCTCGTGA
- a CDS encoding YggS family pyridoxal phosphate-dependent enzyme, whose product MSGKGPETAPARDAGRTATAGTARADELATRLAAVTARIETARLAAGREPGAVRLLPVTKFHPATDIALLYDLGCRAFGESREQEATAKVAELTPELAEPVAWHMIGRLQRNKAKTVARWAHTVQSVDSERLAAALETAAAAALDAGERTAPLRVLLQVSLDTDPGRGGVAPADLSALADRVAAAPALELAGLMAIPPLDAEPEAAFARLAGLHAGVRADHPGASELSAGMSGDLESAVAHGSTCVRVGTALLGTRPITSG is encoded by the coding sequence GTGAGCGGCAAGGGCCCCGAAACGGCACCCGCGCGCGATGCCGGCCGCACGGCGACGGCGGGCACCGCCCGCGCCGACGAGCTCGCCACCCGGCTCGCGGCCGTCACGGCCAGGATCGAAACCGCCCGTCTCGCCGCCGGCCGCGAACCGGGCGCGGTGCGGCTGCTGCCGGTGACCAAGTTCCACCCGGCCACCGACATCGCCCTCCTCTACGACCTCGGCTGCCGCGCCTTCGGCGAATCCCGCGAACAGGAGGCCACCGCCAAGGTCGCCGAGCTGACACCGGAGCTCGCCGAGCCGGTGGCCTGGCACATGATCGGCCGGCTGCAGCGCAACAAGGCGAAGACCGTGGCCCGCTGGGCGCACACCGTGCAATCGGTGGACAGCGAACGGCTCGCCGCCGCGCTGGAGACCGCCGCGGCCGCCGCGCTGGACGCGGGGGAGCGCACCGCCCCGCTGCGGGTGCTGCTCCAGGTGAGCCTGGACACCGACCCGGGAAGGGGTGGCGTCGCCCCCGCGGATCTGTCCGCACTCGCCGACCGCGTCGCGGCCGCCCCGGCGCTGGAACTCGCTGGGCTGATGGCGATTCCGCCGCTCGACGCCGAGCCGGAGGCGGCCTTCGCGCGGCTGGCGGGGCTGCACGCCGGGGTGCGGGCCGACCACCCGGGCGCGAGCGAACTCTCGGCCGGCATGTCGGGCGATCTGGAATCAGCTGTGGCACACGGTTCCACCTGTGTGCGTGTCGGTACCGCGCTCCTGGGTACACGCCCGATAACCTCGGGCTAG
- a CDS encoding cell division protein SepF, whose amino-acid sequence MSTLHKFKAYFGMVPLDEYEDDYVDDRAPHGIDDRGPRRSRAREFDREYGAYSRYGSPSDGYGDEHYAADSDYPEPAYKSPYSGGYPPLPRREEYADEGYSDDRYEPPPRRPTRIDSAAAGRFRAAGGGAPMMRGATRGALAVDPEAEERRLEERMRPEPVAARRPGIFEDGGPLSKITTLRPRDYSEARIIGERFREGNPVIMDLVDLSNADAKRLVDFAAGLAFALRGSFDKVATKVFLLSPADVDVSAEERRRIAETGFYNQK is encoded by the coding sequence ATGAGCACGCTGCACAAGTTCAAGGCGTACTTCGGCATGGTTCCACTCGACGAGTACGAGGACGACTATGTCGACGACCGGGCCCCGCACGGCATCGACGACCGCGGCCCCCGGCGCTCTCGCGCGCGTGAATTCGACCGGGAGTACGGCGCGTACAGCCGCTACGGCTCCCCCTCCGACGGCTACGGCGACGAGCACTACGCCGCCGACTCCGACTACCCCGAGCCCGCCTACAAATCGCCCTACTCCGGCGGCTACCCGCCGCTGCCCCGGCGCGAGGAGTACGCCGACGAGGGGTACTCCGACGACCGGTACGAGCCGCCACCGCGCCGCCCGACGAGGATCGACTCCGCGGCGGCGGGGCGGTTCCGCGCGGCGGGCGGCGGCGCTCCGATGATGCGGGGGGCCACCCGCGGCGCGCTCGCCGTCGATCCCGAGGCGGAGGAGCGCCGGCTCGAGGAGCGCATGCGCCCCGAGCCGGTCGCCGCCAGGCGGCCGGGGATCTTCGAGGACGGAGGTCCCTTGTCCAAGATCACCACCCTGCGCCCGCGGGACTACAGCGAGGCGCGCATCATCGGCGAGCGCTTCCGCGAGGGCAACCCGGTGATCATGGACCTGGTCGACCTGAGCAACGCCGACGCCAAGCGGCTGGTCGACTTCGCCGCCGGGCTGGCGTTCGCGCTGCGTGGCTCGTTCGACAAGGTGGCCACCAAGGTGTTCCTGCTCTCACCGGCGGACGTCGACGTCTCGGCGGAGGAGCGTCGCCGGATCGCGGAAACCGGCTTCTACAACCAGAAGTAA
- a CDS encoding YggT family protein, producing the protein MVVFAVLYFVLFIFWLLLISRVIVEFIRSFARDWRPTGFVVVVLEVIFTITDPPVKLLRRLIPPVSLGGIRLDLSIMVLLFIVFILMSIVGRLGQPVAPV; encoded by the coding sequence GTGGTGGTCTTCGCGGTGCTCTACTTCGTCCTGTTCATCTTCTGGTTGCTGCTGATCAGCCGGGTGATCGTGGAGTTCATCCGCAGCTTCGCCCGTGACTGGCGCCCGACCGGGTTCGTGGTGGTCGTGCTCGAGGTGATCTTCACGATCACGGATCCGCCCGTGAAACTGCTGAGGCGCTTGATACCACCGGTGTCGCTGGGGGGAATTCGGCTCGATCTCTCGATTATGGTCCTGCTATTCATCGTGTTCATCCTGATGTCCATCGTGGGCAGGCTCGGGCAGCCCGTAGCTCCCGTGTGA